GGTCCCCGAGTCCTACCGCGCCGTGACGGTGCACAAGGACGAGACCGGAATGTTTGAAGGGCTCCCGACCCAGGAGAAGGACCCCCGCAGCTCCCTCCATGTGGAGGACGTGGCCGTGCCGGAACTCGGCCCCGGTGAGGCGCTGGTGGCCGTCATGGCCTCGTCGGTGAATTACAACTCGGTCTGGACCTCCCTCTTCGAACCGCTGCCGACCTTCGGCTTCCTGGAGCGCTACGGCAGACTCTCCCCGCTGGCGCGGCGGCACGACCTGCCGTACCACGTGATCGGCTCCGACCTGGCGGGGGTGGTGCTGCGGACCGGTCCCGGCGTCACCGCCTGGCGGCCGGGGGACGAGGTGGTCGCCCACTGCCTCTCGGTGGAAATGGAGTCCTCCGACGGCCACAACGACACGATGCTCGACCCGGAGCAGCGGATCTGGGGCTTCGAGACCAACTTCGGCGGACTCGCCGAGCTGGCCCTCGTCAAGTCCAATCAGCTCATGCCGAAGCCCGCCCATCTGACCTGGGAGGAGGCGGCGTCCCCCGGGCTGGTGAACTCCACCGCCTACCGGCAGCTCGTCTCCCGCAACGGCGCCGGGATGAAGCAGGGCGACAACGTGCTGATCTGGGGCGCGAGCGGTGGACTCGGCTCGTACGCCACCCAGTTCGCGCTGGCGGGCGGGGCGAACCCGATCTGTGTGGTCTCCAGCGCGCGCAAGGCGGAGCTGTGCCGGGCCATGGGCGCGGAGGCCGTCATCGACCGCGGTGCCGAGGACTACCGCTTCTGGACCGGGGACGGGCGGCAGGACCCGCGCGAGTGGAAGCGGTTCGGCCGCCGCATCCGCGAGCTGACCGGCGGCGAGGACGTCGATATCGTCTTCGAGCACCCCGGCCGGGAGACCTTCGGCGCCAGTGTGTATGTCACCCGCAAGGGCGGCACCATCGTCACCTGTGCCTCCACCACCGGCTACACCCATGAGTACGACAACCGCTATCTGTGGATGTCGCTCAAGCGGATCATCGGCTCCCACTTCGCCAACTACCGTGAGGCGTGGGAGGCCAACCGGCTCATCGCCCGGGGGAAGATCCACCCCACCCTCTCCACGGTCTATCCGCTGGAGCGGACGGGGCAGGCCGTGTACGACGTCCACCGCAACCTCCACCAGGGCAAGGTGGGGGTGCTCGCGCTCGCCCCGGCCGAAGGGCTCGGCGTGCGCGACCCCGGGATGCGCGCCCGGCATCTCGACGCCATCAACCGCTTCCGCAGCCACTGAGGCCGCCGCCGATGTCCCACCGTCCCAAGGACCGGCCGTGGCTCATGCGGACCTACGCGGGCCACTCCACCGCCGAGGCGTCCAACGAGCTGTACCGGCGCAATCTCGCGAAGGGCCAGACCGGTCTGTCGGTCGCCTTCGACCTGCCGACGCAGACCGGGTACGACCCCGACCACGTCCTCGCCCGCGGCGAGGTGGGCCGGGTCGGCGTCCCCGTCGCCCATCTCGGCGACATGCGCAGGCTGTTCCAGGACATCCCCCTGGAGCGGATGAACACCTCGATGACGATCAACGCCACCGCGATGTGGCTGCTGGCGCTCTACCAGGTGGTCGCCGAGGAGCAGGGCGCCGACATCGCGCTGCTCCAGGGCACCACCCAGAACGACATCGTCAAGGAGTACCTGTCCCGGGGCACGCATGTCTTCCCGCCGGGCCCGAGCCTGCGGCTGACCACGGACATGATCGCGTACACGGTCCGGCACATCCCCAAGTGGAACCCGATCAACATCTGTAGCTACCACCTCCAGGAGGCCGGGGCCACCCCGGTCCAGGAGATCAGCTACGCGATGTGCACCGCGATCGCCGTGCTCGACGCGGTGCGGGACTCGGGCCAGGTGCCCAAGGAGCGGTTCGGCGAGGTGGTCGCCCGGATCTCCTTCTTCGTGAACGCGGGCGTCCGCTTCATCGAGGAGATGTGCAAGATGCGCGCCTTCGGCCGTATCTGGGACCGGATCACCCGGGAGCGGTACGGGATCGAGGACCCCCGGCAGCGCCGGTTCCGCTACGGCGTCCAGGTCAACTCCCTGGGGCTGACCGAGGCCCAGCCGGAGAACAACGTCCAGCGGATCGTGCTGGAGATGCTGGCCGTCACCCTCTCCAAGGACGCCCGCGCCCGCGCGGTGCAGCTCCCCGCCTGGAACGAGGCCCTGGGCCTGCCCCGCCCCTGGGACCAGCAGTGGTCCCTGCGCATCCAGCAGGTGCTCGCGCACGAGAGCGATCTGCTGGAGTACGACGACATCTTCGCGGGCTCGCACGTCGTCGAGGCCGAGGTGGGCTCCCTCGTCACCCGGTGCCTGGACGAGATCGAGCGGATCGAGGAGATGGGCGGGGCCCTGGCCGCCGTCGAGTCCGGCTATCTCAAGGCGCGGCTGGTCTCCTCGCACGCCGAGCGGCGGGCCCGGATCGAGGCGGGCGAGGAGAAGATCGTCGGCGTCAACATCTTCGAGAGCACCGAGCCCAACCCGCTCACCGCCGACCTGGACGCCGCGATCATGACGGTGGACGGCCGGGTGGAGGCCGGGGTGGTCGAGGCGGTCACCCGCTGGCGGGCCGAGCGGCAGGAGTCCGCGGACCGGCAGGGCGGCGGCGACCCGTTCGTCTTCCCCACCGTCCGGCAGGCGCTGGAGCGGCTGAAGGACGCCGCAGCGGGCGAGGAGAACCTGATGGACGCCACCCTGGAGTGCGTCCGCGCGGGTGTCACCACCGGCGAGTGGGCGGGCGCCCTGCGCGAGGTCTTCGGGGAGTTCCGCGCCCCCACCGGGGTCTCGTCCGCCCCGGTCGCGGTCGCCGCCGCGCCCGGCACCCCGCTCGCCGCCGTCCGCGCGAAGACCGCCAGGACCGCCACCGACCTGGGCGTCGGCCGACTGCGGCTGCTGGTCGGCAAACCCGGCCTGGACGGCCACTCCAACGGCGCCGAGCAGATCGCCGTCCGGGCCCGCGACGCCGGGTTCGAGGTGGTCTACCAGGGCATCCGGCTCACCCCCGAGCAGATCGTCTCCGCCGCCCTCGCCGAGGACGTGCACTGCGTGGGACTCTCCATCCTCTCCGGCTCCCACGGCGCGCTCGTCCCCGACGTACTGGAGCGGCTGCGCGCCGCGGGCGCGGCGGAGCTGCCGGTGGTCGTCGGCGGGATCATCCCGGGCGCCGACGCGGAGGCGCTGCGGGCCGCGGGGGTGGCGGCCGTCTTCACCCCGAAGGACTTCGGCATCACGGAGATCATCAGCCGTATCGTCGACGAGATCCGAACAGCGAACCAGCTCGACCCCCTGGAGGTCTCCCCATGAGCAGTCCGGCCGTGAACCGACTGCGTCCGCGCCGCTCCTGTCTCGCGGTCCCCGGCTCCAATCCGCGCTTCCTGGAGAAGGCCCAGGCGCTCCCCGCCGACCAGGTCTTCCTGGATCTGGAGGACGCCTGCGCCCCGCTCGCCAAGCCGGAGGCCCGGCACACGATCGTGAAGTTCCTCAACGAGGGCGACTGGAGCGGCAAGACCCGGGTGGTCCGGGTGAACGACTGGACCACCGAGTGGACCTACCGCGACGTGGTCACCGTCGTGGAGGGCGCAGGCCAGAACCTGGACTGCGTCATGCTGCCCAAGGTGCAGGACGCCCAGCAGATCGTGGCGCTGGACCTGCTGCTCACCCAGATCGAGAAGACGATGGGTCTTGAAGTGGGGCGGATCGGCATCGAGGCCCAGATCGAGAACGCCGCCGGTCTGGTCAACGTGGACGCCATCGCCGCCGCCTCGCCGCGGACCGAGACCATCATCTTCGGCCCGGCCGACTTCATGGCGTCCATCAATATGAAGACCCTCGTCGTGGGCGAGCAGCCGCCCGGCTACCCGGCGGACGCCTACCACTACATCCTGATGCGCATCCTGATGGCCGCCCGGATGCACAACCTCCAGGCGATCGACGGCCCCTATCTCCAGATCCGGAACGTGGACGGCTTCCGCGAGGTCGCGGGGCGGGCCGCCGCGCTCGGCTTCGACGGCAAGTGGGTGCTGCACCCGGGCCAGGTGGAGGCCGCCAACGAGGTCTTCTCCCCCGCGCAGGAGGACTACGACCGCGCCGAGCTGATCCTGGACGCGTACGACTACTACACCTCCGAGGCGGGCGGGAAGAAGGGCTCCGCGATGCTCGGCGACGAGATGATCGACGAGGCCAGCCGGAAGATGGCGCTGGTCGTCTCCGGGAAGGGCCGCGCCGCCGGTATGACCCGTACCTCCGTCTTCCTGCCCCCGGAGGTGTGAGCCCGATGCGGTTCGGCCGTACCTACGAGGAGTTCACCGTCGGGGACGTGTACCGGCACTGGCCGGGCAAGACGATCACCGAGTACGACGACCACCTCTTCTGTCTGCTGACGATGAACCACCACCCGCTCCATCTGGACGCGCACTACGCCGAGCACTCGACCGACTTCGGCCGGAACGTGGTGGTGGGCAACTACGTCTACTCGCTGCTGCTGGGGATGTCGGTCCCGGACGTGTCGGGGAAGGCGATCGCCAATCTGGAGATCGAGTCGCTGCGGCATGTGGCGCCGACCTTCCACGGCGACACCGTCTACGGCGAGACCACGGTGCTCGGCAAGACACCGTCCCGGTCGAAGACGGACCGGGGTGTCGTGCAGGTGGAGACCCGGGGGTACAAGCAGGACGGCACCCTCGTGTGCGTCTTCCGGCGCACGGTGATGGTCCCGACCCAGGAGTACATCGCGGCGCGCGGCGGGGAGCAGCCGGGGCGCCCCGTCCCGGCCGCGCCCCCGCGGGCCGCCACGGCCGCGCCGGGGGCACCGGCCCCCGCCGCACCCGTCCCGAACCCGACGAGCACGGAGAGCTGATCATGGCGCGACTCGCCCAGACCCACGGGCTGACCGAGGTCCAGCAGGAGATCCTGGCCACGGTCCGGGACTTCGTCGACAAGGAGATCCTGCCGGTCGCCACCGAGCTGGAGCACCGGGACGAGTACCCCACCCGGATCGTGGAGGGGCTCAAGGAGCTGGGGCTCTTCGGTCTGATGATCCCGGAGGAGTACGGCGGTCTCGGCGAGTCACTGCTCACCTACGCCCTGTGTGTGGAGGAGCTGTCCCGGGGCTGGATGTCCGTCTCGGGGATCATCAACACACACTTCATCGTCGCCTACATGATCAAGCAGCACGGCACCCGGGAGCAGCGGGAGACCTTTCTGCCCCGGATGGCCCTGGGCGAGGTGCGCGGGGCGTTCTCGATGTCGGAGCCGGGCCTCGGCTCGGATGTGTCGGCGATCACCTCCCGGGCGGTCCGCGACGGCGGGGACCACCTGCTGACCGGCCAGAAGATGTGGCTGACCAACGGGGGGACCTCCACCCTGGTGGCCGTCCTCGTCCGCAGTGACGAAGGACACCCCGAGGGCACGCCCCCGCACCGGTCCATGACGACCTTCCTGGTGGAGAAGGAACCCGGCTTCGGCGAGGTCAGGCCCGGTCTCACCATCCCGGGGAAGATCGAGAAGATGGGGTACAAGGGGGTCGACACCACCGAGCTGATCATGGACGGGCTGCGGATACCGGACGACCGGGTGCTCGGCGGGGCCACCGGCCGGGGTTTTTACCAGATGATGGACGGAGTGGAGGTCGGCCGGGTCAATGTGGCCGCCCGCGGCTGCGGGGTGGCCCGGCGCGCCTTCGAGCTGGGCGTCTCCTACGCCCAGCAGCGGCACACCTTCGGCCGGCCGATCGCGGAGCACCAGGCCGTCCAGTTCCGCCTGGCCGAGATGGCCACCAAGGTGGAGGCGGCGCATGCGATGATGGTCAATGCGGCCCGCAAAAAGGACTCCGGGGAACGAAACGACCTGGAGGCCGGGATGGCGAAGTACCTGGCCGCCGAGTACTGCAAAGAGGTCGTCGAGGACTCCTTCCGCATCCACGGCGGCTACGGCTTCTCGAAGGAGTACGAGATCGAGCGGCTCTACCGGGAGGCCCCGATGCTGCTGATCGGCGAGGGAACCGCCGAGATCCAGAAAATGATCATCGGTCGCAGGCTCCTGGAGGAGTATCGAATCCAGGGATGAATGTCACTTTTACTGTATTTTGCCAGAGAAGAAGATCACACCGAGTCATCGGCTTCCGGCCGTCGACTCGGCTTCTGGCTTTCCCAGTTACCGCTTGCACCCGATAGCATCGATGGAAAGCCGCCGTCCTCGTCAGCAGCGCGGCATCGTCCGCAACGAAGGTCATCCATGCCCCACAGCCAAACCTCTGCACCCCGCGACAGCCTTTCCGGCGTACGCATCGCACGCGGAGCATCGCCGTGGCTCCTGCCGACCGTCGCCACCGCCGCAGTCAGCCTTGTCCGCGCGCGCCGCTCCCGGCGTGCCGCGGCCGTCGCCGTACCCGCCACCGCGCTCGCGGCGGGCATGCTGTGGTTCTTCCGCGACCCCGAGCGTGAGATCGCTCAGGGCAGGGTCATCTCGCCCGCCGACGGCGTGGTGCAGAGCATCATGCCGTGGAAGGACGGCCGCACCCGTGTCGCGATCTTCATGAGCCCGCTGAACGTTCATGTGAATCGCGCACCCCTGGCGGGCACGGTGACCTCGGTCGAGCATGTGCCCGGTGGCTTCGTTCCGGCGTTCAACAAGGAGAGCGAGAACAACGAGCGCGTTGTCTGGCACTTCGACACCGAGCTGGGCGACATCGAGATGGTGCAGATCGCCGGCGCGGTCGCCCGGCGCATCGTGCCGTACGTGCCGCAGGGCACGAAGGTCGAGCAGGGCGATCGCATCGGTCTGATCCGCTTCGGCTCGCGCGTCGACATCTATCTTCCCGAGGGTGTCGAGGTCGCGGTCGAGGTCGGTCAGACCACGACCGCGGGGGTGACTCGCATTGACCGTGATTGATCCTGACACACAGGCCGGATGGGTCGCCGAGGCGGAGGCGGACGCCGAGGACGAAGCGGAGGAGATGCCCCTCTCGCTGCGGCTCTCGATAGCGGACGCCCTCACGCTCGGTAACGCGACCTGTGGATTCATGGCGGTGTACTTCACCACCACCGGAATCCTCATCCCTGTGGTCAACGGCAGCCAGGAGTCCGGCATGGCGCGGCACAGCGCCGCCACCGCCGTGATCCTGATGCTCGCTGCCGCGATCTTCGACCTGTTCGACGGGCTGGTGGCGCGCAAGCTGCGCAGCTCGCCGATGGGCGCGGAGCTGGACAACCTCTCCGACCTGATCAGCTTCGGACTCGCACCGGCCTACTTCGTCCTGGTCTGGGGGATGGTCGCCGACGACGCCCATCAGAAGGTGTCGGCGGTGGCGGCGATCGTCGTCCTGCTCGCGGTGGTGCTACGCCTGGCCAGATTCTCGTGCGTCACCATGAAGGACGGGATGTTCCAGGGCATGCCGAGCCCCTTCGGCGCGCTCACGGTGGTCTCCATCGTCCTGCTGGAGCTGCCGTTCATCCCGACCCTGCTGGCGATCATCGGTACGGCGTGGCTGATGGTGAGCCGGGTCGAGTACCCGAAGCCGCGGGGCATCCTGGCGGTGGCGATGCTCGGCTGGATCGTCTCCGCGATGGGGCTGCTCGCGGCCTGGGCGTTCGACGCGCCGGGCGGGCATCTGCTGCTCCAGACCGGCTGCGCGCTCCAGGTGGTGCTGGGCGCGGTGATCCCGCTCTTCGCC
The nucleotide sequence above comes from Streptomyces clavuligerus. Encoded proteins:
- the ccrA gene encoding crotonyl-CoA carboxylase/reductase; this encodes MKEILDAIQSADSTPDDFAGLPVPESYRAVTVHKDETGMFEGLPTQEKDPRSSLHVEDVAVPELGPGEALVAVMASSVNYNSVWTSLFEPLPTFGFLERYGRLSPLARRHDLPYHVIGSDLAGVVLRTGPGVTAWRPGDEVVAHCLSVEMESSDGHNDTMLDPEQRIWGFETNFGGLAELALVKSNQLMPKPAHLTWEEAASPGLVNSTAYRQLVSRNGAGMKQGDNVLIWGASGGLGSYATQFALAGGANPICVVSSARKAELCRAMGAEAVIDRGAEDYRFWTGDGRQDPREWKRFGRRIRELTGGEDVDIVFEHPGRETFGASVYVTRKGGTIVTCASTTGYTHEYDNRYLWMSLKRIIGSHFANYREAWEANRLIARGKIHPTLSTVYPLERTGQAVYDVHRNLHQGKVGVLALAPAEGLGVRDPGMRARHLDAINRFRSH
- a CDS encoding protein meaA — encoded protein: MSHRPKDRPWLMRTYAGHSTAEASNELYRRNLAKGQTGLSVAFDLPTQTGYDPDHVLARGEVGRVGVPVAHLGDMRRLFQDIPLERMNTSMTINATAMWLLALYQVVAEEQGADIALLQGTTQNDIVKEYLSRGTHVFPPGPSLRLTTDMIAYTVRHIPKWNPINICSYHLQEAGATPVQEISYAMCTAIAVLDAVRDSGQVPKERFGEVVARISFFVNAGVRFIEEMCKMRAFGRIWDRITRERYGIEDPRQRRFRYGVQVNSLGLTEAQPENNVQRIVLEMLAVTLSKDARARAVQLPAWNEALGLPRPWDQQWSLRIQQVLAHESDLLEYDDIFAGSHVVEAEVGSLVTRCLDEIERIEEMGGALAAVESGYLKARLVSSHAERRARIEAGEEKIVGVNIFESTEPNPLTADLDAAIMTVDGRVEAGVVEAVTRWRAERQESADRQGGGDPFVFPTVRQALERLKDAAAGEENLMDATLECVRAGVTTGEWAGALREVFGEFRAPTGVSSAPVAVAAAPGTPLAAVRAKTARTATDLGVGRLRLLVGKPGLDGHSNGAEQIAVRARDAGFEVVYQGIRLTPEQIVSAALAEDVHCVGLSILSGSHGALVPDVLERLRAAGAAELPVVVGGIIPGADAEALRAAGVAAVFTPKDFGITEIISRIVDEIRTANQLDPLEVSP
- a CDS encoding HpcH/HpaI aldolase/citrate lyase family protein, producing the protein MSSPAVNRLRPRRSCLAVPGSNPRFLEKAQALPADQVFLDLEDACAPLAKPEARHTIVKFLNEGDWSGKTRVVRVNDWTTEWTYRDVVTVVEGAGQNLDCVMLPKVQDAQQIVALDLLLTQIEKTMGLEVGRIGIEAQIENAAGLVNVDAIAAASPRTETIIFGPADFMASINMKTLVVGEQPPGYPADAYHYILMRILMAARMHNLQAIDGPYLQIRNVDGFREVAGRAAALGFDGKWVLHPGQVEAANEVFSPAQEDYDRAELILDAYDYYTSEAGGKKGSAMLGDEMIDEASRKMALVVSGKGRAAGMTRTSVFLPPEV
- a CDS encoding MaoC family dehydratase; translation: MRFGRTYEEFTVGDVYRHWPGKTITEYDDHLFCLLTMNHHPLHLDAHYAEHSTDFGRNVVVGNYVYSLLLGMSVPDVSGKAIANLEIESLRHVAPTFHGDTVYGETTVLGKTPSRSKTDRGVVQVETRGYKQDGTLVCVFRRTVMVPTQEYIAARGGEQPGRPVPAAPPRAATAAPGAPAPAAPVPNPTSTES
- a CDS encoding acyl-CoA dehydrogenase family protein: MARLAQTHGLTEVQQEILATVRDFVDKEILPVATELEHRDEYPTRIVEGLKELGLFGLMIPEEYGGLGESLLTYALCVEELSRGWMSVSGIINTHFIVAYMIKQHGTREQRETFLPRMALGEVRGAFSMSEPGLGSDVSAITSRAVRDGGDHLLTGQKMWLTNGGTSTLVAVLVRSDEGHPEGTPPHRSMTTFLVEKEPGFGEVRPGLTIPGKIEKMGYKGVDTTELIMDGLRIPDDRVLGGATGRGFYQMMDGVEVGRVNVAARGCGVARRAFELGVSYAQQRHTFGRPIAEHQAVQFRLAEMATKVEAAHAMMVNAARKKDSGERNDLEAGMAKYLAAEYCKEVVEDSFRIHGGYGFSKEYEIERLYREAPMLLIGEGTAEIQKMIIGRRLLEEYRIQG
- a CDS encoding phosphatidylserine decarboxylase — translated: MPHSQTSAPRDSLSGVRIARGASPWLLPTVATAAVSLVRARRSRRAAAVAVPATALAAGMLWFFRDPEREIAQGRVISPADGVVQSIMPWKDGRTRVAIFMSPLNVHVNRAPLAGTVTSVEHVPGGFVPAFNKESENNERVVWHFDTELGDIEMVQIAGAVARRIVPYVPQGTKVEQGDRIGLIRFGSRVDIYLPEGVEVAVEVGQTTTAGVTRIDRD
- the pssA gene encoding CDP-diacylglycerol--serine O-phosphatidyltransferase encodes the protein MTVIDPDTQAGWVAEAEADAEDEAEEMPLSLRLSIADALTLGNATCGFMAVYFTTTGILIPVVNGSQESGMARHSAATAVILMLAAAIFDLFDGLVARKLRSSPMGAELDNLSDLISFGLAPAYFVLVWGMVADDAHQKVSAVAAIVVLLAVVLRLARFSCVTMKDGMFQGMPSPFGALTVVSIVLLELPFIPTLLAIIGTAWLMVSRVEYPKPRGILAVAMLGWIVSAMGLLAAWAFDAPGGHLLLQTGCALQVVLGAVIPLFATARRVNTFRYNRREARAAQHS